One region of Roseicitreum antarcticum genomic DNA includes:
- a CDS encoding BolA family protein has translation MRIADEISDRLTAAFQPDALEVVDDSESHRGHGGWREGGQTHFNVMIRAAAFGPMSRVARHRAVHAALGADLVGRIHALALDVGAP, from the coding sequence ATGCGAATTGCCGATGAAATATCCGACCGACTGACCGCCGCCTTCCAGCCTGACGCGCTGGAAGTCGTGGATGACAGCGAAAGCCACCGAGGCCATGGCGGCTGGCGCGAGGGCGGGCAGACGCATTTCAATGTGATGATCCGGGCAGCGGCTTTTGGCCCGATGTCCCGGGTTGCGCGGCACCGGGCGGTGCATGCGGCACTTGGGGCCGATCTGGTGGGCCGGATCCACGCGCTGGCGCTGGATGTGGGTGCGCCTTGA
- the lptG gene encoding LPS export ABC transporter permease LptG, whose protein sequence is MILSLYLVRRLAGSFLLVLGVFLGILMLLDIVEQLRSFAGAETAPTFVQLVGLTLLNAPVTLYQILPLIVVLATMSLFLALSRSSELVVIRAAGRSGVRMLLAPFVATLIAGALIVAVINPLVAASSREYARYAAELRSGTVNVVSVSDDGLWLRQGDEAAQTVVHARSASGDGTALQDVTFLVFSGAAASDIRIRGATAQLTPGAWMVEDVTIWQLDAENPQRDARKMDSLSLPTDLTPEQIRDNFASPGAIPIWELPGFIAALQRAGFSALEHRIWLQMELALPLMLGGMMLLATATSMYHARAGGAGVRALITILGGFGLFFLRNFAQVLGENGQIPVLLAAWTLPFASCLLALGLLLHLEDG, encoded by the coding sequence ATGATCTTGAGCCTCTACCTTGTGCGGCGGTTGGCAGGGTCGTTTCTGTTGGTGCTGGGGGTGTTCCTTGGCATCTTGATGCTGCTCGATATTGTCGAGCAATTGCGCAGCTTTGCGGGGGCTGAGACTGCGCCCACCTTCGTGCAACTGGTCGGGCTGACGTTGTTGAATGCGCCCGTCACCCTGTATCAGATCTTGCCGCTGATCGTGGTGCTGGCCACGATGTCGCTGTTTCTGGCGCTGTCGCGGTCATCCGAACTGGTGGTGATCCGGGCGGCGGGGCGGTCTGGGGTGCGGATGCTGCTGGCACCGTTTGTGGCCACGCTGATTGCGGGCGCGTTGATCGTGGCGGTCATCAACCCGCTGGTCGCGGCTTCCAGCCGGGAATATGCGCGCTATGCCGCTGAGTTGCGCAGTGGAACTGTCAATGTGGTGTCGGTCAGCGATGACGGGCTGTGGTTGCGGCAGGGCGATGAGGCTGCGCAGACCGTGGTCCATGCGCGCAGCGCGTCGGGCGATGGCACGGCGTTGCAAGACGTGACATTCCTGGTCTTTTCGGGCGCTGCGGCATCGGACATCCGCATCCGGGGCGCCACCGCCCAATTGACCCCCGGCGCCTGGATGGTTGAGGATGTGACCATCTGGCAACTGGATGCCGAGAACCCGCAGCGCGACGCCCGGAAGATGGACAGCCTGAGCCTGCCCACCGATCTGACGCCCGAGCAGATCCGCGATAATTTTGCCAGCCCGGGCGCGATTCCGATCTGGGAATTGCCGGGTTTCATCGCGGCTTTGCAGCGCGCAGGGTTTTCGGCGCTGGAGCATCGGATCTGGCTTCAGATGGAGTTGGCCCTGCCCTTGATGCTGGGCGGCATGATGCTGCTGGCCACCGCGACCAGCATGTACCATGCGCGCGCGGGGGGCGCCGGCGTGCGGGCGCTGATCACGATTCTGGGCGGATTCGGGCTGTTCTTTCTACGCAATTTCGCGCAGGTATTGGGAGAGAACGGCCAGATTCCGGTGCTTCTGGCTGCCTGGACCTTGCCCTTTGCCAGTTGCCTGCTGGCGCTGGGGCTGCTTTTGCATCTGGAGGATGGTTGA
- a CDS encoding J domain-containing protein has product MTPKSPFDFDIRASADKKKRARVRRGMSGAVETSLRQCEHPGCEEAGQYRAPKSPDILDEYLWFCKDHAREYNLKWNFFAGQTEAEMMDEMERDRVWGRATAPMGRNDERRAWERLGIKDPHQVLGANATMNPGKGTPGASTRRLPPTERKALEILEARDHWSRPEIRKQYKSLVKDLHPDRNKGNRADEDRLQEVVWAWDQLKESRNFRD; this is encoded by the coding sequence ATGACACCGAAATCCCCGTTCGATTTTGACATCCGCGCATCGGCAGACAAGAAGAAACGCGCGCGCGTTCGGCGGGGTATGTCGGGCGCGGTAGAGACCTCGCTCCGGCAATGCGAGCACCCGGGCTGCGAAGAAGCCGGGCAATACCGCGCGCCGAAATCCCCCGATATTCTGGACGAATACCTGTGGTTCTGCAAAGACCACGCCCGTGAATACAACCTGAAGTGGAACTTCTTCGCCGGCCAGACCGAGGCCGAGATGATGGACGAGATGGAGCGTGACCGCGTCTGGGGCCGCGCCACCGCCCCCATGGGCCGCAATGACGAACGCCGCGCCTGGGAACGGCTGGGCATCAAGGACCCCCATCAGGTGCTGGGCGCGAATGCCACGATGAACCCCGGCAAGGGTACACCGGGGGCGTCCACCCGCCGCCTGCCCCCGACCGAGCGCAAGGCGTTGGAGATCCTTGAAGCGCGCGACCACTGGTCCCGCCCGGAAATCCGCAAGCAATACAAAAGCCTGGTCAAGGACCTGCACCCCGACCGCAACAAGGGCAACCGCGCTGATGAAGACCGCCTGCAAGAAGTCGTCTGGGCCTGGGACCAGTTGAAGGAAAGCCGCAACTTCCGCGACTGA
- a CDS encoding LPS-assembly protein LptD encodes MPAPAPALDCRRAVAGVRRVLARALTTGAVAGLSLALVPGGFGGGFGGVLGGNGALWAQEAPLGQASLATLVADRVTLGRDGALVAEGNIEVFYTDLRLSATRIVYDRAADQLDITGPITLTDGPRTVIVADSAALSADLQRGIINSARVVLDQQMQIAAGSVVRPDARYTELNNTIASSCRICETGETPLWEIRATRIVHDRDARQLYFEGAQFRLAGVPLVYLPRLRMPDPTLERGTGFLRPELRVDSVLGVGMRVPYFIALAPDRDLTLAPTITSRESYTLEARYRQAFAAGMLEFGGALTRDKLLPGDWRGYGYARGDFGLRNDFRLSFDITAVRDREYLDRYDFSGETRLTSDLTLSRVRRDAQMRVQALHFRSLRLGDSNDVLPSRAVRASWDRRFDVPGLGGAAQVSFGALALGRTASTPVMDAATDTRGGRDLARLSMQATWRRDWVLPAGVLLGTGVDVAVDHYRIRQDAAFGDSATRVTPQAMVELRWPLMRSGGGTGASHVLEPVAQFIWARDSGTGVPNEDSVMPEFDEGNLFSFNRFNGLDGRERGRRINLGLTWTRHDPAGWSSAVTLGRVFRERDLGQFSAQSPLAGGRPDWLASVQVQTAGGLTLSNRALIDDGLSVSRMETRVEWATDRLELASSYLNINSNPAEDRARDASELLLDASYAISDFWTGKIDWRYDVAQRRAATTTLGLEYRNECLLVDMRLSRRAAPTVNAPATTQFGLNVELLGFGGATAGPARRQCRG; translated from the coding sequence ATGCCGGCACCCGCGCCCGCCCTTGATTGCCGCCGCGCCGTTGCGGGCGTGCGGCGCGTGCTGGCGCGGGCGTTGACGACGGGGGCGGTTGCGGGGCTGTCGCTGGCGTTGGTGCCGGGGGGCTTTGGCGGGGGCTTCGGCGGGGTCCTGGGCGGCAATGGCGCGCTTTGGGCGCAAGAAGCGCCCCTGGGGCAGGCGTCGCTGGCCACGCTGGTGGCTGACCGCGTGACGCTGGGCCGCGATGGTGCGCTGGTCGCTGAGGGCAATATCGAGGTATTCTATACCGACCTGCGGCTTTCGGCCACGCGCATCGTCTATGACCGCGCAGCCGACCAACTGGACATCACCGGGCCGATTACCCTGACCGACGGGCCACGCACCGTGATCGTGGCCGATAGTGCTGCGCTGTCGGCGGATCTGCAGCGCGGCATCATCAACTCGGCCCGGGTGGTGCTGGACCAGCAGATGCAGATCGCCGCAGGCTCGGTCGTGCGGCCGGATGCGCGCTATACCGAGCTGAACAATACCATCGCCTCGTCTTGCCGGATCTGCGAGACCGGCGAGACGCCTCTTTGGGAAATTCGCGCCACGCGCATCGTGCATGACCGCGACGCGCGGCAGCTGTATTTCGAGGGCGCGCAGTTCCGGCTGGCGGGCGTGCCGCTGGTCTATCTGCCGCGCCTGCGCATGCCCGACCCGACGCTGGAGCGCGGTACCGGCTTTCTGCGCCCCGAACTGCGGGTGGACAGCGTGCTGGGCGTGGGGATGCGGGTGCCGTATTTCATTGCCCTTGCGCCCGACCGTGACCTGACGCTGGCCCCCACCATTACGTCGCGTGAAAGCTACACGCTGGAAGCGCGCTACCGGCAGGCCTTTGCCGCAGGGATGCTGGAATTCGGCGGCGCGCTGACCCGGGACAAGCTGTTGCCCGGTGACTGGCGCGGCTATGGGTATGCGCGGGGCGATTTCGGGCTGCGCAATGACTTCCGTCTGAGTTTCGACATCACCGCCGTGCGCGACCGAGAGTATCTGGACCGCTACGACTTTTCCGGCGAGACTCGGCTGACCAGCGATCTTACATTGTCGCGGGTGCGGCGTGATGCGCAGATGCGCGTGCAGGCGCTGCATTTCCGCTCGCTCCGCCTCGGCGATTCCAATGACGTGCTGCCCTCGCGCGCGGTGCGGGCGTCCTGGGACCGGCGGTTTGACGTGCCGGGGCTGGGCGGCGCGGCGCAGGTCAGTTTCGGGGCGCTGGCGCTGGGCCGTACCGCGTCGACGCCCGTGATGGATGCCGCAACCGACACGCGCGGCGGGCGTGATCTGGCACGGCTGAGCATGCAGGCGACATGGCGGCGCGACTGGGTTTTGCCTGCGGGCGTGCTGTTGGGCACGGGCGTCGATGTCGCCGTCGATCACTACCGTATCCGGCAAGATGCGGCCTTTGGCGACAGCGCGACCCGGGTGACCCCGCAGGCGATGGTAGAACTGCGCTGGCCCCTGATGCGCAGCGGCGGCGGCACGGGTGCGTCGCATGTGCTGGAACCCGTGGCGCAATTCATCTGGGCGCGCGACAGTGGCACTGGCGTGCCCAATGAAGACAGCGTGATGCCCGAATTCGACGAGGGCAACCTGTTCAGCTTTAACCGTTTCAACGGGCTTGATGGGCGCGAGCGGGGACGCCGCATCAACCTGGGCCTGACCTGGACCCGGCATGACCCGGCCGGCTGGTCGTCGGCAGTGACGCTGGGCCGGGTGTTTCGGGAGCGTGATCTGGGCCAATTCAGCGCGCAATCGCCGCTGGCGGGCGGGCGTCCGGACTGGCTGGCATCCGTGCAGGTGCAGACCGCAGGCGGGCTGACGCTGAGCAACCGTGCGCTTATCGACGACGGGCTGTCGGTGTCGCGGATGGAGACCCGGGTCGAATGGGCGACCGATCGGTTGGAGCTTGCGTCGTCCTACCTCAATATCAATTCAAACCCCGCCGAGGACCGGGCGCGCGATGCGTCGGAACTGCTGCTGGATGCGTCCTATGCGATTTCGGATTTCTGGACCGGCAAGATCGACTGGCGCTATGACGTTGCGCAGCGTCGCGCCGCCACGACCACGCTGGGCCTGGAATACCGCAACGAATGTCTGCTGGTCGACATGCGCCTGTCGCGCCGCGCCGCGCCTACGGTAAACGCCCCCGCAACCACCCAGTTTGGGCTGAACGTGGAGCTTCTGGGCTTCGGCGGGGCGACTGCCGGGCCTGCGCGGCGGCAGTGCCGGGGTTAA
- a CDS encoding peptidylprolyl isomerase: MSLTAVVLTAAAVPVQAQQGLFSPVLYVNDRVITRYDLEQRKLFLEAINLASSNVEEQALDALTEDRLREFATLRAGIRLTDEAIADGMTEFAARASLTTDEFIAELSQAGVARETFVDFVSAGLAWRELVQARYVGRVEVLDTEVERAMDVPAQRAEQRVLMAELFLPTDPEFADAVAEILPQILEIRSFEEFSAAARQVSVAGTRDQGGRLDWLPISNLPDRIRDDIRNASPGTLVGPLTFPGAIAIFQVRAFETSRNIPTGQVHVEYARYLIPGGRSDAAMAEAARVQAGANYCPDLYGLVPNATEAQLDVSEALLPDLPAGVAMELAKLDVGEISTSLTEGGALMLLMLCQREMRGEEFPNADQMRTSMLNQRFERLAEIHLEEIRAEAEIRRP, encoded by the coding sequence GTGTCGTTGACAGCGGTGGTCCTGACCGCCGCGGCGGTGCCGGTTCAGGCGCAACAGGGCCTGTTTTCCCCCGTGCTATATGTCAATGACCGGGTCATCACCCGCTATGATCTGGAACAGCGCAAACTGTTTCTGGAAGCCATCAACCTGGCCTCAAGCAATGTGGAAGAGCAGGCACTGGACGCGTTGACCGAAGACCGGCTGCGCGAATTCGCCACGCTTCGCGCGGGCATCCGCCTGACGGATGAAGCGATCGCCGACGGGATGACCGAGTTCGCCGCGCGCGCCAGCCTGACCACGGATGAGTTCATCGCCGAACTTTCGCAGGCCGGTGTGGCGCGCGAGACCTTCGTCGATTTCGTTTCAGCCGGGCTGGCCTGGCGCGAACTGGTGCAGGCGCGTTATGTCGGCCGGGTCGAGGTGCTGGACACCGAGGTTGAGCGCGCGATGGACGTGCCCGCGCAACGGGCCGAGCAGCGTGTCCTGATGGCCGAGTTGTTCCTGCCCACCGACCCCGAATTTGCCGATGCCGTGGCCGAGATCTTGCCGCAGATCCTGGAGATCCGCAGCTTCGAGGAATTCTCGGCTGCCGCGCGGCAGGTCTCGGTCGCCGGGACGCGCGATCAGGGGGGGCGGCTGGACTGGTTGCCGATCAGCAACCTGCCCGACCGCATCCGCGATGACATCCGCAATGCCAGCCCCGGTACGCTGGTGGGGCCGCTGACCTTTCCGGGTGCCATTGCGATCTTTCAGGTGCGGGCTTTCGAGACCTCGCGCAATATTCCCACGGGGCAGGTGCATGTGGAATACGCCCGCTATCTGATCCCCGGTGGCCGGTCGGATGCCGCCATGGCCGAAGCCGCCCGGGTCCAGGCCGGGGCCAATTACTGTCCCGACCTGTACGGCCTGGTGCCCAATGCGACCGAGGCGCAGCTTGACGTGTCCGAGGCGTTGCTGCCCGATCTGCCTGCGGGCGTTGCGATGGAGCTGGCCAAGCTGGACGTGGGCGAAATCTCGACCAGCCTGACCGAGGGCGGGGCGCTGATGCTGCTGATGCTGTGTCAGCGCGAGATGCGGGGCGAGGAATTTCCCAATGCCGATCAGATGCGGACCAGCATGCTGAACCAGCGGTTCGAGCGGTTGGCCGAAATCCACCTGGAGGAGATCCGGGCCGAGGCCGAGATCCGCCGCCCCTGA
- the pyrC gene encoding dihydroorotase, which produces MTQHLTLRRPDDWHLHLRDGAMLAGILPETARDFARALVMPNLVPPVVTGDEARAYRDRILAALPAGADFAPLMTLYLTEATDPADVIAAHRAGLIAAVKLYPAGATTNSASGVTDFDRVRGVLDAMAEAGVPLCTHGEVTDPSVDIFDREAVFIDRVLDPLRRATPGLRVIMEHITTSDAADYVRAHDTDLAATITTHHLIINRNHILAGGIRPHYYCLPVAKRETHRQALRAAATSGDARFFLGTDSAPHADAAKESACGCAGCFTATNTLPILAHVFEERDALPRLEGFTSLHGAAFYRMAPNDARITLRKGDTPARFPARIDTGAGPVTVFDPGFPLHWRVDATASADPSAT; this is translated from the coding sequence ATGACACAGCACCTGACCCTGCGCCGCCCCGATGACTGGCACCTGCACCTGCGCGACGGCGCAATGCTTGCCGGTATCCTGCCCGAAACCGCCCGCGACTTTGCACGCGCGCTGGTCATGCCCAACCTGGTGCCCCCCGTGGTCACCGGCGATGAGGCGCGGGCCTACCGCGACCGCATTCTGGCCGCCCTGCCTGCGGGCGCCGATTTCGCGCCCCTGATGACGCTCTACCTGACCGAGGCGACAGACCCCGCCGATGTGATCGCCGCCCACCGCGCGGGATTGATCGCAGCGGTAAAGCTCTACCCCGCAGGGGCCACCACCAACTCGGCCTCTGGCGTGACCGATTTCGACCGCGTGCGCGGCGTGCTCGACGCGATGGCCGAGGCCGGCGTGCCACTGTGCACCCATGGCGAGGTGACGGACCCCAGCGTGGACATCTTCGACCGCGAGGCCGTTTTCATCGACCGCGTGCTCGACCCGTTGCGCCGTGCCACGCCGGGCCTGCGGGTCATCATGGAACATATCACCACATCGGATGCCGCCGATTACGTCCGCGCCCATGACACCGATCTGGCCGCGACGATCACCACGCATCACCTGATCATCAACCGCAACCACATCCTGGCGGGGGGGATCCGGCCGCATTACTACTGCCTGCCGGTCGCCAAGCGCGAAACCCACCGGCAGGCGCTGCGCGCGGCGGCAACCTCGGGCGATGCGCGGTTCTTCCTTGGCACCGACAGCGCACCCCATGCCGATGCGGCCAAGGAAAGCGCCTGCGGCTGCGCGGGCTGCTTTACCGCCACCAACACCTTGCCGATCCTTGCACATGTGTTTGAGGAACGTGACGCCTTGCCCCGGTTGGAAGGCTTCACGTCGCTGCACGGCGCGGCCTTCTACCGCATGGCCCCGAATGACGCGCGCATCACCCTGCGCAAGGGCGACACACCTGCCCGGTTCCCCGCCCGCATCGACACCGGCGCGGGGCCGGTCACGGTGTTCGACCCCGGCTTTCCACTGCATTGGCGCGTCGATGCGACCGCCAGTGCCGACCCATCCGCGACATAG
- the lptF gene encoding LPS export ABC transporter permease LptF, which translates to MARVDKYLLTQLLLVFGFFSLVLVSVYWVNRAVSLFDRLIGDGQSVWVFLEFTALTLPNVIRVVLPVSAFAASVYVAQRLTRDSEMVVMQAAGVSPWRLMGPVALFGGCVAVFLLVLMHVLMPAARVQLAERQAQIAENITARFLTAGEFLYPASGITLYIRSLTELGELRDVFLSDARGSTARVDYTAETAVLVPGPQGPKLVMIDGMVQVLDRATGRLSTTRFDDLTYDVGALIGPAGRGGDVREFSTPELIAPPRALLDQTGVTLGEVRYELATRFAHPALAVVTALIGFAAILVGGFSRLGLWRQVLGGVVALAVVQLAGNATTGLATSSPAYAGLAFVPVAVGLVLVWAMLFAAGGGLKRWRRRGSAGEGAA; encoded by the coding sequence GTGGCGCGGGTTGACAAATATCTGTTGACGCAACTGCTGCTGGTCTTCGGCTTCTTCTCGCTGGTGCTGGTGTCGGTCTATTGGGTCAACCGCGCGGTCAGCCTGTTCGACCGGCTGATCGGCGATGGCCAGTCGGTCTGGGTGTTTCTGGAATTCACCGCGCTGACCCTGCCCAATGTGATCCGCGTGGTGCTGCCGGTGTCCGCCTTTGCGGCCAGCGTCTATGTCGCCCAACGCCTGACCCGCGACAGCGAGATGGTGGTGATGCAGGCTGCAGGCGTGTCGCCGTGGCGGCTGATGGGGCCGGTGGCGTTGTTTGGCGGTTGTGTGGCGGTTTTCCTGTTGGTGCTGATGCATGTGCTGATGCCTGCCGCGCGGGTGCAACTGGCCGAGCGTCAGGCCCAGATCGCCGAGAACATCACCGCGCGGTTCCTCACGGCGGGCGAGTTTCTGTATCCCGCCAGCGGCATCACCCTATATATCCGCAGCCTGACCGAACTGGGTGAGTTGCGCGACGTCTTCTTGTCGGATGCGCGGGGCAGTACCGCGCGCGTCGACTACACTGCGGAAACCGCTGTGCTGGTGCCCGGGCCGCAGGGACCGAAGCTGGTGATGATCGACGGTATGGTGCAGGTGCTGGACCGGGCCACGGGGCGGCTTTCCACCACGCGGTTCGACGATCTGACCTATGATGTGGGCGCGCTGATCGGGCCTGCGGGCCGGGGCGGGGATGTGCGCGAATTCTCCACGCCAGAGCTTATTGCCCCACCGCGTGCATTGCTGGACCAGACCGGCGTGACATTGGGCGAGGTGCGCTATGAGCTTGCCACCCGCTTTGCCCATCCCGCGCTGGCGGTGGTCACCGCGCTGATCGGCTTTGCCGCGATCCTGGTGGGTGGGTTCAGCAGGCTGGGCCTCTGGCGGCAGGTGTTGGGCGGCGTGGTGGCACTGGCTGTGGTCCAACTGGCCGGCAATGCGACGACGGGCCTTGCCACATCGAGCCCCGCCTATGCCGGGCTGGCCTTCGTTCCCGTTGCCGTGGGGCTTGTGCTGGTTTGGGCGATGCTTTTCGCTGCCGGTGGCGGGTTGAAGCGGTGGCGGCGGCGCGGGTCGGCGGGCGAGGGGGCGGCATGA
- a CDS encoding DUF4177 domain-containing protein, whose translation MQQFEYKVVPAPDKGTKVKGLKSTAERYARSVSDLMNQLSQDGWEYWRAETLPSEERKGLTGSITVFHNLLVFRRPSAEVLAQAAQGRLAAPAPTPVLASALSAGGDGWGVKSAAEAPAAAAPLRPYAPEGRAPSLSAQRGWPEEMPPAPALHPSDAAAQSDAAAQSDAQSDAQGWAYYPADDQHDAAPHATAPDDADPEYPHSDATAPASADPAPERGEDFENLFYTDGDDDRDDDRVRDTPDDRDDTRDDASDQGDKGRP comes from the coding sequence ATGCAGCAGTTTGAATACAAGGTCGTGCCCGCCCCCGACAAAGGCACCAAGGTCAAGGGCCTGAAATCTACGGCAGAACGCTATGCCCGGTCGGTCAGCGACCTGATGAACCAACTGTCCCAGGACGGCTGGGAATACTGGCGCGCCGAAACCCTGCCGTCCGAGGAACGCAAGGGCCTTACGGGCTCAATCACGGTGTTCCACAACCTTCTGGTGTTCCGCCGCCCTTCGGCAGAGGTGCTGGCCCAGGCCGCGCAAGGACGGCTGGCGGCACCCGCGCCCACGCCGGTCCTGGCCTCTGCGCTCAGCGCGGGCGGCGACGGATGGGGCGTGAAATCAGCCGCCGAGGCCCCTGCCGCCGCCGCACCGCTTAGGCCGTACGCCCCCGAAGGCCGCGCGCCCAGCCTCTCGGCACAACGCGGCTGGCCCGAAGAGATGCCCCCCGCACCTGCGCTCCACCCGTCGGACGCTGCCGCGCAGTCAGACGCTGCCGCACAGTCAGACGCGCAATCAGACGCGCAGGGCTGGGCGTACTACCCTGCCGACGACCAGCACGATGCGGCGCCTCATGCGACGGCCCCCGATGACGCCGACCCGGAATATCCGCACAGCGACGCCACCGCCCCCGCCTCCGCCGACCCCGCGCCAGAGCGCGGTGAAGATTTCGAAAACCTGTTCTACACCGACGGCGATGACGACCGCGATGACGACCGCGTGCGCGACACCCCAGACGACCGTGATGATACCCGCGACGATGCGTCAGATCAGGGCGACAAGGGCCGCCCCTGA
- the pdxA gene encoding 4-hydroxythreonine-4-phosphate dehydrogenase PdxA: MTDAPPLAMSCGDPSGVGPEIAVKAWDTLRAALPFCWIGDPRHLPAGTPAALIDSPAQAVAASADALPVLTHAFAHLAAPGQPTPGNAAGVVAVIDRAVALAQSGAVAGVVTCPIHKKALHDGAGFAFPGHTEYLAHLAGVERVVMMLACDALRVVPVTIHIALDRVADALTPDLLAQTIRITHAGLIRDFGLAAPRLAVAGLNPHAGEGGAMGRAEIDLISPVLDALRAEGMTISGPHSADTMFHAPARARYDAAICMYHDQALIPIKTIDFAGGVNVTLGLPFVRTSPDHGTAYDIAGQGMADPSSLIAALRMARGMADARQEASA, from the coding sequence TTGACTGACGCGCCCCCCCTTGCCATGAGCTGCGGTGACCCGTCTGGTGTCGGGCCGGAAATTGCCGTGAAGGCCTGGGATACCCTGCGCGCCGCGCTGCCGTTTTGCTGGATCGGGGATCCGCGCCACCTGCCCGCAGGCACGCCTGCGGCCCTGATAGACAGCCCGGCGCAGGCCGTTGCGGCCAGTGCTGACGCGCTGCCGGTTCTGACACACGCCTTTGCCCATCTTGCTGCGCCCGGGCAGCCCACGCCGGGCAATGCCGCTGGCGTGGTCGCGGTGATCGACCGGGCCGTGGCGCTGGCGCAATCGGGCGCGGTGGCGGGTGTCGTCACCTGCCCGATCCACAAGAAGGCGCTGCACGATGGCGCGGGGTTCGCCTTTCCGGGCCATACCGAATACCTCGCGCATCTGGCGGGCGTTGAACGGGTGGTGATGATGCTTGCCTGTGACGCGCTGCGCGTGGTGCCGGTGACCATCCATATCGCGCTGGACCGGGTGGCGGACGCGCTGACGCCTGACCTGCTGGCCCAGACCATCCGCATCACCCATGCCGGGCTGATCCGGGATTTTGGCCTTGCCGCACCGCGTCTGGCGGTGGCGGGCCTGAACCCCCATGCGGGCGAAGGCGGCGCGATGGGCCGGGCCGAGATTGACCTGATCTCCCCCGTTCTCGACGCGCTGCGCGCGGAAGGAATGACCATCAGCGGGCCGCATTCCGCCGACACGATGTTCCACGCCCCGGCGCGCGCCCGCTATGACGCGGCGATCTGCATGTATCACGATCAGGCGCTGATCCCGATCAAGACGATCGACTTCGCGGGCGGGGTGAATGTGACGCTGGGCCTGCCTTTTGTGCGCACCTCGCCCGACCATGGCACGGCCTATGACATTGCGGGGCAGGGAATGGCCGACCCGTCCAGCCTGATCGCGGCGCTGCGCATGGCGCGCGGCATGGCTGACGCCCGGCAGGAGGCTAGCGCGTGA
- the rsmA gene encoding 16S rRNA (adenine(1518)-N(6)/adenine(1519)-N(6))-dimethyltransferase RsmA, producing the protein MIDDLPPLREVIATHDLRAKKALGQNFLLDLNLTARIARAAGDLRGADVLEVGPGPGGLTRGLLAEGARRVLAVEKDPRCLPALAQIAEAYPGRLQVIGGDALAVDVTAHLTPPIKIVSNLPYNVGTELLIRWLTPAQWPPFWDTLTLMFQREVADRIVARPGSKAYGRLSLMVQWRAEARVVLHLPPEAFTPPPKVSSAVVHITRRATPLYPADQATLTRVIAAGFNQRRKMLRASLKGVAPDIEGHLTAVGIAPTARAEEIGLEAFCALARSVKDAGQGAA; encoded by the coding sequence GTGATCGACGATCTGCCACCCCTGCGCGAGGTGATCGCGACCCATGATCTGCGCGCCAAGAAGGCGCTGGGGCAGAACTTCTTGCTGGACCTGAACCTGACAGCGCGGATCGCGCGGGCGGCGGGCGATCTGCGCGGCGCCGATGTGCTGGAGGTCGGCCCCGGCCCCGGCGGGCTGACGCGCGGCCTCCTGGCCGAAGGCGCGCGCCGTGTGCTGGCGGTAGAGAAAGACCCCCGCTGCCTGCCCGCGCTGGCCCAGATCGCCGAGGCTTATCCGGGGCGTTTGCAGGTGATCGGCGGCGACGCGCTGGCGGTCGATGTGACCGCCCACCTGACGCCACCCATCAAGATCGTGTCGAACCTTCCCTACAACGTCGGCACCGAATTGCTGATCCGCTGGCTGACTCCCGCGCAATGGCCGCCGTTCTGGGACACGCTGACCCTGATGTTCCAGCGCGAGGTCGCCGACCGCATCGTGGCGCGTCCGGGGTCGAAGGCCTATGGACGGTTGTCGCTGATGGTGCAATGGCGGGCCGAGGCACGGGTGGTGCTGCACCTGCCGCCCGAGGCGTTCACGCCACCGCCGAAGGTCTCTTCAGCCGTGGTGCACATCACGCGGCGCGCGACGCCGCTGTATCCTGCTGACCAGGCCACGCTGACACGGGTGATTGCGGCGGGGTTCAACCAGCGCCGCAAGATGCTGCGCGCCTCGCTCAAAGGCGTGGCCCCGGATATCGAGGGGCACCTGACCGCCGTCGGTATCGCGCCCACCGCCCGGGCCGAGGAAATCGGGCTGGAGGCGTTCTGCGCCCTCGCCCGCAGCGTGAAGGACGCGGGGCAAGGGGCTGCGTAG